In Cicer arietinum cultivar CDC Frontier isolate Library 1 chromosome 7, Cicar.CDCFrontier_v2.0, whole genome shotgun sequence, the genomic window TTACAAcatttatatctaataattacaaattaagatgatcaaatcaaatcctgatttgtctaactaattttaggaaaactgataaatataattataaattattatttatttcctgATTCACAAATTGCACATGGTACATAAAGTAAATTCAGAGAACCTCTACAATAGTACTTAAAAGGATAATAAAAGTTCTGTGGAGATCAAACAAGTTATCTTATTGGTTAAGATTCTGATGTTAGTGTTTTATTGTACAATATATCAAGAATAAATAGTCTAGTAGGTCCACTCTAAGCATATTTTCTTTTGCAATGAGGAATCTAGATAACTAATTTACCAAGCAAGGAATAAGAGTCTATATATAAAGCATAAGTTAAGGGTGCTTACAGGAattgcatttaaaaaaattagtccttttatttgtttattataccTTTTTCCAACTAAATTTTATGgcttcttttttttgtttgccACAAGGGATAAAAAGAAAAGGGTATAATTAGGTGCAATCATAAAAACTTGAGCAGAGGCTTATCCTGTTTGGAGTACAACAGAcaaacacaaaatttaaaaagaataacaaGCCTTGTCATGttagtttatattaaaaaaaaaaatgttgtgttATAAAGTGTCTTCATGCACTCCTTGTATTTGCAGGTGAAAACACCCTGAAAAGCTTCTCCCAACTGTCTCCTTAgtctttatttatttgtattgaaTAATTGTAACTTCAGATTAGTTAGTTAGCATTTTGTTGGTTGGTTAACAGAATTTTTGCCTTTCCTTTCTCTGTTTTTCCTCTATACATATTCATCATACTAATTCATCACATAATTTAGGATGTAGTACTTTTTAGCATTCTCCTTTAGTGCTTTCATGTCAGAAAGGAATTTAATTCCAATGTGCTAATAATACTACCTATTTCAAAGTTCAAACCATTGGTGGTTATTATTCTGTGCAAGCCCATATATACTTCAACATAGGAAAATTAACTTTTTGCTTAAATACTGTAGATTAATGTAACTGATCCTAATTATGATGAATATAAACATAGTGGCAAGCATGTCCTCAAAGAGATTTGTACTtctatacatatttattaaattcaCATAGTTATATAACATGCTAAATTCACATAGTTCGAAACTTAACAATGATAGACGTAGTTATTAGACACATCAGTGAGTTATATTAATGTGTCTAATTGGTGTCTCCCTAAAGTAGAAGTTCACAATCTTCCTTCTCCTTGAAGTAGTAGGAAGTGTTAAAAAGAATGTAGTATTTCCTTCCAATCAATGATGCAATTAGACGCAATTTCGTAGATTCactttaactaattaaaaaaaaaaaaagattacttAGCAGATTGATAAAGAAGATGTAAAAAGAGTGATGCTAACTAAAAACAATACACAACTTGATTCATATATAGATATTcatcatatataataaaatggtaTACATGCTACAGGTGAAGAGAAGTATCAACACCAGAGTCACAAACGTTGTTATCATATTCTTTCATGCACTGAGATGTTGTTGGCCATAGTGAAAGAGAAAGATGATTTGGTGAAAGTGATGATGAGTTGATATTGATCAATTCAGGGTGAAAAAATATCCTTGTAATTGGCTCATGATGAATGATACTTGAATTGGAagagaaattgaaattgaaaagttTAGGTTGATCAGTGTTGCTGGTACTAAGCATTTTGAGTAACTCTCTTTTTTCCCTCATTTCTTTCACTCTTTGTAACTGTCTAAACCTCTCTTGTAACAAAGCAATTGAAGAGTGAACCATAGTAGGCTCATGGATTTTTCTGTTCATTATTATTAAGAAATTGAGCTCAAAGGTGTCATGAATTGCTTTACgtgtgtatttatagagttatAATAACATGACATGGCTAACAGtttataatatagattattattatttagttttttagtgTATCGATGAAATTctgaatgataaaaaaaaaaggaatgagAATCGGCAGGTAAGGTGCAAAGTCCAAAAAGAAGATGTTGATTGGGCAATATATATAGGAGGATTGGATAAGCATAAATATGTCCATTACAAAGTGGCAAAAGCATTGGTAAAGCAGAAAGAGCCTGATAGAATAGTCCAAGGGAATGTAGGAAATTAGCTCATGGAAGGGTGTGTTTGGAGGAATATTGAGTCCTGTAATGCTGTGCCAAAACCACTTTTCTTTTCACCTTTGGGGTTGCTGGACTTTCTTTCGATATCTtatcatcatatcatatgtaTACTTATTcactttctttttaattgttattttaaagttattttcacatataaaaagttaatacattttatttttgattaaattgtTTGGTTTTAtctacttttttataaaaaaaaaaaaaaaacttttttttataggtataaaatatatatgtttttcctctgcttatagatttatttattatttattcctAATAGTCTTTTAACTTATTCCTTTTGTTTGGACTTGGGAGATAGAGGGGAAGTGTAAATTAAAGAAGAAAAGATACAAACACAAGGGTTAATTAGAAGGAGGAGAGAGGGAATAACCTCGGCAAATCATAATGCTTTGATCCAACAATTTATGTATGACAAAGACAAACATACCAACATTCTTTCCTCTCTATATATAGCTTTATTTCTATGCAAGTTCTTTGTCCTAAGTGTTTGGATGTGAATGGCATGCAGAAATGAAAGCTGCAGATACCACTAATGCTTCTTTTATGCATTAGACCTCTTTTTTCCCTATTATTTTGTCTACCATGTCTTTGAAGTTTGAAACACGTGTTCACTGATTGAGATATTTATTAGACTTAAATATAGGTCAGGCGTGCACTAAAGAATCCTATTATATTTTCATTGGTCATTAAGTTAGTTACAAGTAAAGACGTCAATTACACAAATTATTAACATCAACATTGAAAagcttttaaatttttgtaatatagGTCAAAAGattttatagttaaatatattttaaaatagaaaattttaaaattaaaaaacttttaaaatttagtagATTAAGTGAGACTAGCAGAttaactttttcaaattttttttgacaaaaagttttttatttttgttttgaaaaataaatgtttcgataaaaagaatttaatttttttttagaaaaaaattttgaaagaataatatttttaattttttctcaatatctttttagataaaaaaaaaaggttttgatttctttcaatatttattatggaaaaataaattttttaaaaataaatttaattgataaaatatttaatctaaaaatcTCTTGCTTAAacccataaaaataataaattaaaatttaaaaattatctccATAATGACTAATATCAAAGAGTTTAGTACAGAACTTTTTTTAACAATTGCTTTGAACTTTTGGCTCTAGTTAAAAGCATCTTTTGCATAATGAATTATCTAGAACAGTGGTGCCTGTGTGACTAGTATTTCGCTATGCCCaataaagaaaaaggaaattgGGGCTGAGTTTGAGTGGAAGTAGCTGCTTCAAAGGAGGTCAAGtaacttcaattttatttttttttaaagtgctTTCTCAATTTCTATTTAATGGTCGATCTTTTAAGAAAAAACATACTTATTTATATGCTGATTTTAaagattatattaatttttttttgccaaTTGTACATTCTCTTTATCAGTTGTTTAcactattataataataataataataataataataataataataataataataataataataataataataataataaNNNNNNNNNNNNNNNNNNNNNNNNNNNNNNNNNNNNNNNNNNNNNNNNNNNNNNNNNNNNNNNNNNNNNNNNNNNNNNNNNNNNNNNNNNNNNNNNNNNNNNNNNNNNNNNNNNNNNNNNNNNNNNNNNNNNNNNNNNNNNNNNNNNNNNNNNNNNNNNNNNNNNNNNNNNNNNNNNNNNNNNNNNNNNNNNNNNNNNNNNNNNNNNNNNNNNNNNNNNNNNNNNNNNNNNNNNNNNNNNNNNNNNNNNNNNNNNNNNNNNNNNNNNNNNNNNNNNNNNNNNNNNNNNNNNNNNNNNNNNNNNNNNNNNNNNNNNNNNNNNNNNNNNNNNNNNNNNNNNNNNNNNNNNNNNNNNNNNNNNNNNNNNNNNNNNNNNNNNNNNNNNNNNNNNNNNNNNNNNNNNNNNNNNNNNNNNNNNNNNNNNNNNNNNNNNNNNNNNNNNNNNNNNNNNNNNNNNNNNNNNNNNNNNNNNNNNNNNNNNNNNNNNNNNNNNNNNNNNNNNNNNNNNNNNNNNNNNNNNNNNNNNNNNNNNNNNNNNNNNNNNNNNNNNNNNNNNNNNNNNNNNNNNNNNNNNNNNNNNNNNNNNNNNNNNNNNNNNNNNNNNNNNNNNNNNNNNNNNNNNNNNNNNNNNNNNNNNNNNNNNNNNNNNNNNNNNNNNNNNNNNNNNNNNNNNNNNNNNNNNNNNNNNNNNNNNNNNNNNNNNNNNNNNNNNNNNNNNNNNNNNNNNNNNNNNNNNNNNNNNNNNNNNNNNNNNNNNNNNNNNNNNNNNNNNNNNNNNNNNNNNNNNNNNNNNNNNNNNNNNNNNNNNNNNNNNNNNNNNNNNNNNNNNNNNNNNNNNNNNNNNNNNNNNNNNNNNNNNNNNNNNNNNNNNNNNNNNNNNNNNNNNNNNNNNNNNNNNNNNNNNNNNNNNNNNNNNNNNNNNNNNNNNNNNNNNNNNNNNNNNNNNNNNNNNNNNNNNNNNNNNNNNNNNNNNNNNNNNNNNNNNNNNNNNNNNNNNNNNNNNNNNNNNNNNNNNNNNNNNNNNNNNNNNNNNNNNNNNNNNNNNNNNNNNNNNNNNNNNNNNNNNNNNNNNNNNNNNNNNNNNNNNNNNNNNNNNNNNNNNNNNNNNNNNNNNNNNNNNNNNNNNNNNNNNNNNNNNNNNNNNNNNNNNNNNNNNNNNNNNNNNataataataataataataataataataataataataataataataataataataataataataataataataataataataataataataataataataatgtatagaGAAAGTAAATTGGTGAttgagaaataaaatgtaaagatgtaacaaaataaccttaaaagagaaatatataAGAACAcgtgaaataacatttttaacaaGGCTAATTAGAAATGACAATTTTGCCACCACCAaatgatttgttttttaaattttagttttgaatatGATTGGAAAGTGTCTCTTTAATAGGCATGTACACATAAATAAAACCTCTAATAACGGGTTCACGTGGAAAATGCTTTAAAGATTTTAGATTACACTAGAACGTTCTGTTGGGTGTGTGTTAGAATTGGGGAGATTAAAATGTCAAACCAACTATTCAACAAGATGTCTCAAAAAGACTTAATTGGTTTCGTAATTGGAACGCCATTATTCATGGGTATGCCTCACTTGGTGATGTTGGGGCAGCTCATAAATTGTCTGACACATGGCCGGCCCAACCGTTGGGCAAGTAAAGCAAGGGCTTAGGCCCACCAATAACTTAGCTTAAGATAGAATTATCAAAGCCCATGTTTCGATGGCATAATTGCCTATATTTGTAACGGGGGGTATAGTACTTTTACTTGCTGTGGGTTTTTGTCCCATCACTCATAAAATTCTTACTTGGTATTTTCACTAATTAAGTCTCTTTGttttctatttcattttttgGGATGGTTCCTTTAGTCTGAAGGGTTTCAAGTTTCAACATCTAGAGAGTCGTCAAGATTCTAAATTTGCTGTTTCTCTATGTGACTGAGGGCTAGCTTTGAATCCAAGTTGTTGTTTTATTGGTTTTATATTTGAGGTCTACCTTTCAACTCAAATTTTCTGGTTTCTTTAGTTCCGTATTTATCGGTTACCAAACTTATCCTTCTGGTGATCGAGGCAAATATAGGCATATGACTCTTTGTTAcggtttaaatataaataaataaataatattttagagtattatttctttttgttaCAAAACTAGCTCCTAGCGGGTTCTAATTTTTTTAGggaaataattttacattttttttaaatttcttatttttcattCACCAGAAATTTGTGGGGTTTGAgtaatttttacataaattgaatttttcttccgtaattttgtcattttaaattgatattgtttGATTTCTCGTCATAGTCGGATGGTTGTTTAATTTCTTGTTATATTGTGATGTTTGTTTGATTTAGATTGACATATCACCTTCAATTAATTACTCATTCAACCAATGACTAGGTCGTCAATATTGCATATCTATAGGCATGAGTATTCTTGTCActttgattttgtcaaattattcGTAGAATTATAGACATGTATCGTTTTAAACTATTAACTTAGATTTTGTATGTTCTCATATTTATCCTTTTCGTATTTAGTGATGTATATATCTATCgatttaaattaatcaatattactttatttttatgaaaaaaaattacatttttagttGTCGAGGCAAATATTCAAGACCGTTtgttatactttttttaaatgatttttatagtattatttctttttgttacaattttttcaaaaaaataaataaaaataaaacttcaaattaaaaattaattgaagtatttcatttatttattgcaaCTTTCTTgagatgataaaattttaaaaaataattaaaatgaaaagttttttttataagtttttttaaaccttttaaaaaattacttttactGTATAAGAATCTTTAATAATGAATATCTAAATTAGtgaatgttaattttttttatcaataacaataaaattattatcaataaaagtattttacctataaaaacaaatatatatttaaatatttaaattgataaagcACAATGTTGTCGTGTATGTGCAAAAAAAAATACGTGATATATTTTATGTGGGATTTAACTTTAACAGTGTCAaactataaatattattaattttttatttattattacttatatatcatattaaaaataaataatgtttatttatttactatgtCCGACTTTGGTAAAATCTTTGAaccttaaattgaattttgattatattattaaaaatcaactttctAAATTTGGAAAGAAGTGGAGGAAAGATGCCTGACGAGGAAAAATGAATGGATTGAGGCAAATCATAACCGACTTGGAGAAAAGAAAGAGGCtagcattaaaaaattatttatttatttataattcatccgaaactaaaataaataaaagagcaCAGAGAGAGTTGTTAACATGCCCTTGGTTGCAACTTGTTATCCTAAAATGCAATAGCCAACCAATACGAGGAGGTGAATATAGGCAATATTGTCTTTTTGCTAAAAAGAAGGTTACGTTTGTCAGAAAGCGCGTGTAGTTGTTGTCTTCACTTTGCTTTGTGGCATCCATTCCAAGCATGTACTAGTACGTACCAACCATCAATATTAGtatttgattttgttataataaacattttaaatgtTAATAGGATTATTTAAGTGATTAACGTGGGTGGTGAATGGCGATGAATTTCTTTCTACTTGCTCTTTGTATTGTTCCTCAGCTTACTTCCGAGTTCCTTCCAACTTTCCAAGGCTACCCCACCAAACACTCTTAGTATTCAACTCTACCGAATCTGCAACatgtattaataaataaatttgtattattatgCCAGCTCATATATTTTATCAAAGCTAAGTGCTTCCTAATCTTACTCCTAGCAGTAGACTCTTGACTCTGAACTCTGGAGGACCAACACCAATTGAGTTTCTCTCAATTCTTTGATCAACACAACACACAGGTTTGTTTTCCTCTCTCTTTCTTCATGTTTCGATACTTGTAACTGATTAAGAACCCAAAGGGAGAATAGAAAAACTTACATGCAACTGTTGAAACTATACTTTttatatctcttttatttctttcattaTTTTTCACTTCTATGCTTTTGCTTTATCTATCACAAATCCTTCTCTTATCATATTTCCTTTTCTGATGATTTCTCAATTAGGAAATTTAAAGAGTAATGATGTAAATCTATGAGGTCTTGAGTATTTACTTTGGATCCTCAATTGGAATTGGAATTCTAAGAAcaatccaatatatatatagaaagaaaagaatctTTAAGAGATTTGAGTGAACATGTATATGTTATATGTTGTTTTCTTTCTTAGCTTCTGTCCCAATCTGTCAATTTCACACTTCGTTGAGTAATTGAGTTTGCTTCTCCTAAATCACCATTTTTAGGGTAACAGTTCTAGCttgggatcaaaactgcaataaatgtgatttttgaggGACCAGAAAGTTTGATCTTAAAATAGGGGGACAATTTTGGTGATCGTCATAAAATAGGGAACCAAAAGTGAATTAAGTCTTCTTTCAAAATatgggaccaaaagtgcaattaagtcTTCTTTCTGTGCGGGATCAATTTGATTAGGAATCTCGAGTGTCGTGGACTTGTTTTTCTTCATAGATTGTTATCATTTTAGCTTCAATTTAGTTTTCTTCAGCATATCTTCATAGTTATTTAGATTAGATCTTTCTCTGTCAAACTgtttccatttatttatttgctttgTTTTAATCCATGTTAAAGTTTccttaacatttttattttgttatgcaGGTTAAAGTATTCCTCAAAACTTTATTGCTAAGCTCTTCTGCATAACTAGCGAGTCAACCGGCGCAGTTCGAAAGAACAACCTTTTAATTTACAATTTGAAAGATTGACTACTCACTATTCTTATTACTTTTTTCGGTTGAGGAAATCATTTTTTCCAGATGCAAACGTctcaacaaaaatcaaattcagCTGCTATCCATTTCTATCACCGACCTGCACAGGACAATTGCCTACAAAACAATCTATGTGGCGATAAACATGGTAGCAGCAGCCAGGGAACACCTCTTTCTTTCGAAACCTTCGATGAACAATGCTTCACCCTGGAATCATACCCAGAAATTACTGGTTTCATAGATTGTGATTCCCCTTCCTATGCCAGCGTATCTTCTAACAAGAGTCCATTTTCTCCACAAGATTCTCAGCCATGCTATTCAGATCACCACCAGTCATCTTACAACACCAATGGATCGCCGACAAGCGGGTTGTCCAGTGTTGACG contains:
- the LOC101501313 gene encoding uncharacterized protein, whose product is MVHSSIALLQERFRQLQRVKEMREKRELLKMLSTSNTDQPKLFNFNFSSNSSIIHHEPITRIFFHPELININSSSLSPNHLSLSLWPTTSQCMKEYDNNVCDSGVDTSLHL